The DNA sequence TCGGGGGCCTCGTGCTGCGCAGTCCATTTCGCCATGGGGACAAGTCTAGGCCGGTCGGCGGAGGGTCTACGCGCGGAGATAGACGCTCCTTCGTTCATGTGTTCATACTGAAACGGTTTGGGCTTGGCCCGTTTTCGTCGTATGAAACCACCACCGAGGACCAGGACCCCCATGAGCACGTCGGCCCCCGTGGACCGCTACTTCAAGATCTCCGAGCGCGGCTCGACCATCGGCCGCGAGGTCCGCGGCGGGTTCGCCACCTTCTTCGCGATGGCCTACATCATCGTGCTGAACCCGATCATCCTGGGCAGCGCGAAGGACATGTACGGCAACCAGCTCGACGGCGGCCAGCTGGTCACCGCCACCGTGCTGACCGCGGCCTTCACCACCCTCCTGATGGGCGTGATCGGCAACGTCCCGATCGCCCTCGCGGCCGGCCTCGGCGTCAACACCGTCGTCGCCCTCCAGCTCGCCCCGCGCATGAGCTGGCCCGACGCCATGGGCATGGTGGTCCTGGCGGGCTTCGTGGTGATGCTGCTGGTCGCCACCGGCCTGCGCGAGCGGGTCATGAACGCGGTCCCGGTCGGCCTGCGCAAGGGCATCGCCATCGGCATCGGCCTGTTCATCCTGCTGATCGGCCTGGTCGACTCGGGCTTCGTCACCCGCATCCCGGACCTCGCGCACACCACGGTCCCGATCCAGCTCGGCGGCAACGGCCACCTGCACGGCTGGCCCGTCCTGATCTTCGTGGTCGGCGTCCTGCTGACGCTCACCCTGATCATCCGCAAGACCCCCGGCGCGATCCTGATCTCCATCGTGGCCATGACCGTCACCGCCCTGGTGATCCAGCTGATCACCAAGCTCCCGGACGCCGCCTGGGGCCTGACGGTCCCCGAGTGGCCGGGCAACCCGGTGGCCGCGCCCGACTTCGGCCTCATCGGCCAGGTCAGCCTGTTCGGCGGCTTCGGCAAGGTCGGCATGCTCACGGGCATCCTGTTCGTCTTCACCGTGCTGCTGTCCTGCTTCTTCGACGCGATGGGCACCATCCTCGGCGTCGGCGACGAGGCGAAGCTGACGAAGCCGGACGGCTCCTTCCCCGGCATCAACCGGGTCCTGTTCGTGGACGGCATGGCCGTCGCCGCGGGCGGCGCCTCCTCCTCCTCGGCCACCACCTGCTTCGTGGAGTCCACGGCCGGCGTCGGCGAGGGCGCCAGGACGGGCCTGGCGAACATCGTGACGGGCGGCCTCTTCACCGTGTCGCTGTTCCTCACGCCGCTCGCCACGATGGTCCCCTCGCAGGCGGCCACGCCCGCTCTCGTCGCGGTCGGCTTCCTGATCATGGCCGGCTCGGTCAGGGACATCGACTGGAACGACTTCACGATCGCCGTCCCGGCCTTCCTGGCCATGGTGATGATGCCGTTCACGTACTCGATCACCAACGGCATCGGCATCGGCTTCGTGGCCTTCTCCGTACTGCGGCTGGCGACCGGCCGGGGCCGCGAGGTCCCGGTGGCCATGTACATCGTGTCGGCGGTCTTCGTCTTCTACTACGCGATGCCGGCCCTGGGCCTCACGTAAGGCCGTAGAACTTCTCCGTCTCGTCGACGGCCGCCTTGAAGCGTTCGTCGAAATCGTCGCGAATGAGCGTCCGGACCACATAGTCCTGGACGCTCATTCCTCGTTTGGCGGCATGAGTCCGGAGCCTGTCGAGGAGCTCCCCGTCTATGCGCATGCTCAGCACATGTGTCCCCATGCCGAAAGAGTCGGGGCACAGGGCATGGACGCGTGTCACTTTCCGGAGCCGACTCACCCGTACGAGTGACACCAGATAAGTGGTGTTCCTTAGGTAGAGTAATGAGTTACTCTAAAGACATGCATGACCTTTCCCATGGTGACGACGCAGCCGCCGTGAACGACCTCCGCTCCGCCGTCATGCGGCTGGGCCGGCGCCTCAAGCACCAGCGCGTCGACGAATCGCTGAGCCCGACCGAGATGTCGGTGCTCGGCACCCTCGCCCGCTGCGGCCAGGCCACCCCCGGTGAGCTGGCCCGGCGCGAGCACGTGCAGCCGCCGTCCATGACGCGCATCGTCGCGTTGCTGGAAGCCAAGGGACTGGTCACGCTGGAACCGCACCCCGACGACCGCCGCCAGAAGGTGGTCCGCCAGACGGAGGAGGCCGAAGCGATGCTCGAAGAGAGCCGTCGCAAGCGCAACGCCTTCCTCGCCGGGCTCGCGGCCGAGCTGACCGAGGACGAATGGGCGAAGCTGCGCGAAGCCGCGCCCGTCCTGGACAAGCTCGCGCACCTATAGGAACGACGCCAGGAGGCGACCCCTTTTGAGTACGGGACCCGGAGCAGACTCCGCCCCCGGCCACACACCCACCACTACGCGCACGCACCGCACGTCCAAGAACGCGCGGAACAAGAACTCGATGTTCAGCTCGCTGAAGATCCGGAACTACCGGCTCTTCGCCACGGGCCAGGTCGTCTCGAACACCGGCACCTGGATGCAGCGCATCGCACAGGACTGGCTGGTCCTGTCGCTGACCGGATCCGCCTCGGCGGTCGGCATCACCATCGCGCTGCAGTTCCTGCCGATGATGCTGTTCGGGCTCTACGGAGGCGTACTCGCCGACCGGCTCCCCAAGCGGCCGCTGCTGCTCTGCACCCAGGCGGCCATGGGCCTCACCGGCCTCGCACTCGGTGTCCTCACCCTCGCCGGCCACGTCAACGTCTGGCACGTCTACCTCGCGGCCTTCCTCCTCGGCCTGGTCACCGTCGTGGACAACCCGGCCCGGCAGACCTTCGTCTCCGAGATGGTCGGCAAGGACCAGGTGGCCAACGCGGTCAGCCTGAACTCGGCCAACTTCCAGTCCGCGCGACTGGTCGGCCCCGCCATCGCCGGTGTCCTCATCACCGCCGTCGGCTCCGGCTGGGCCTTCCTGCTCAACGGCCTGTCCTTCGCGGCGCCGATCGCGGCCCTGCTGCTGATGCGGACCCGCGAACTGCACCAGGTCGAGGTCCAGCCCCGCGCGAAGGGCCAGCTCCGCGAAGGCCTGCGGTACGTCGCCGGGCGGCCCGAGCTGATCTGGCCGATCGTGCTCGTCGGCTTCATCGGCACCTTCGGCTTCAACTTCCCGATCTGGCTGTCCGCCTTCGTCAGCAAGGTCTTCCACGGCGACGCGGGCACGTACGGGCTCTTCAACACCCTGATCGCGGCGGGCTCCCTGGCGGGTGCCCTGCTGGCGGCCCGGCGGGGCCTGTCCCGCCTGCGGCTGCTGGTCGCGGCGGCGGTGCTCTTCTCCGTCCTCCTGCTCGTGACGGCCTTCGCGCCGAGCTTCTGGCTGTTCGCGGCGCTGCTGGTCCCCCTCGGGGTCTTCGGCCTGACGGTGAACGTCACCGCCAACTCCAGCGTCCAGATGGCCACCGACCCCGAGATGCGGGGCCGGGTGATGGCCCTGTTCATGATGGTCTTCACCGGCGGCACCCCCATCGGCGCCCCGCTGGTCGGCTGGGTCACGGACACCTACGGCGCGCGGATCGGCATGGCCGCGGGCGGAGCGGTCTCCCTGGCCGCCGCCGTCACGATCGGCCTCGTCCTCTCGCGCATCGGCAACCTCCGCCTCAGCGTGAACCGCCACGGCGTGACCTTCGTGCCCTCGGACCGCCGCCGCCAGCTGGCGACGGCGGCGTAGCGCCTCGCGGTGCCTGAGGGCGCCTCGAACGCCGGCGGGGCTGGAAAATCCAGCCCCGCCGGCGTTTGAGGCGATCTTTCAGCCCCGCCGGCGTTCGAGGAGCGGGGCTCCGGGGGCCGGCCCCGGTAACGGCGCCGCACCGGGCACCCGCCGCTAGGCTCGGGCCATGAGACTGTTCGCAGCCGTCATCCCGCCCGAGGCGGCCATCGCGGAACTGGCCGAGGCCGTGCGCGACCTGCGCGACGACCACCTCCGCTGGACCGCGGAAGCGGGCTGGCACTTCACCCTCGCCTTCATGGGCGAGGTACGGGAGGAGCTGCTCCCCGAGCTCCACACCCGCCTCGCCCGCGCCGCCGCGCACACCGCACCCTTCCCGCTCCGGATCCACGGCTCCGGCCACTTCGGCCACCGCTCCCTGTGGGCCGGCGCCGCCGGCGACCTCGACGCCCTGCGCATGCTCGCCGAGCGCGCCGACGCCGCCGCCCGGCGCTCCGGGGTGCCCATGGACCAGCACCACCGCTACACCGCCCACCTCACCCTCGGCCGGCTCCGCGACGAGCGGCACGACGTCCGCCCCTACTGCACGGCCCTGGCCTCCTTCGAGGGCACCGCCTGGCAGGTCGGCGAGCTCAGCCTGGTCCGCAGCAACCTGCCCGACTCCGGCGTCCCCGGCGAGCAGCCCCGCTACGAGGTCGTCGGCTCGTGGGAACTGGGAGAGCCCGCCCCTCCGTACGAAGGGCGGGCCCGCTCGCGTTAGGCTCGACGGGTGGATCCCAAGACCAGAAACCGCGTCATGGCCGGTGTGCTCGTACTGATGTTCGTCGTGGTGGCCGTGGCCGCCGCCGTGGGCCAGTAGGACGGCGGGCCCGCCGGGCGGCTCCTACCAGGCGAACGCCTCCGGAGCCGGCCCCGGCCCCGGGAAGACCTCGTCCAGCCCGGCCAGCACCTCCGGCGATAGCTCCAGCTCCACCGCCCGCAGCGCGGACGCGAGCTGCTCCGGCGTACGCGGACCGACGATCGGGCCGGTGACCCCGGGACGCGTCAGCAGCCAGGCCAGGGCGACCTCGCCGGGCTCCAGTCCGTGCTTGTCCAGCAGGTCCTCGTACGCCTGCACCTGCGCCCGTACGGAACTGTTCGCGAGCGCGTCCGCCGAGCGGCCGCTCGCCGTCCGCCCCGACTCCGCCGCCTTGCGGATGGCCCCGCCCAGCAGCCCGCCGTGCAGCGGGGACCACGGGATGACGCCGAGCCCGTACGCCTCGGCCGCCGGAATGATCTCCAGCTCCGCCCGCCGCTCGGCGAGGTTGTAGAGGCACTGCTCGCTGACCAGGCCGAGCCGCCCCGAACGCGCCGCGGCCTCGTTGGCCTGGGCGATCTTCCAGCCGGGGAAGTTCGAGGAGCCGGCGTACAGCACCTTGCCCTGCTGGATCAGGACCTCGACGGCCTGCCAGATCTCCTCGAAGGGCGTCAGCCGGTCCACGTGGTGGAACTGGTAGATGTCGATGTAGTCGGTGTTCAGGCGCTTGAGGCTGGCGTCGACGGCCCGCCGGATGTTCAGCGCCGACAGGCGGTCGTAGTTGGGCCACGGGTCGCCCTCCGCGGCCATGCTCCCGTAGACCTTGGTGGCGAGGACCGTCTTCTCACGGCGTCCGCCGCCCTGGCCGAACCAGGTACCGATGATCTCCTCGGTACGGCCCTTGTTCTCGCCCCATCCGTACACGTTGGCCGTGTCGAAATAGTTGATACCGGCGTCGAGCGCCGTGTCCATGAGGGCGTGGCTCTCCGGCTCTCCCGTCTGGGGGCCGAAGTTCATGGTGCCGAGGACAAGTCGGCTGACCTTGAGACCGGTGCGTCCGAGCTGCGTGTACTCCATGGGCCACTAGCCAACTCCTTCGAGCCCACTCCAGGCAAGACCAAGACCCTCCGCATGGAGTCGGTAGCCCCTTGAGTCGGGCGATGCGCGCTCGGCCCGGCGCTTGGCGAGCGGCTTGCTCTTATGCGATGGCTCTGAGGAGTACGCGATAGTCCAACAGGCGCGCGAGGAAGGCCCTTCCTGGGAGTCCGACCCACTGGAGCAGGGGTTTTGGGCGCAGGCTGACGACTTGGTCTGCGACAGGACGAAGAGTGCAGACGTGCTGGATGGCAATCTCGAGCCGCACCAGCCCTCCACGCGTAGTCACGATGCTGTCGCATTGCGTGATGATGGTCGGCTAATCTGCGACAGAGGGGGTGACAGTGGTGCGGGCTGCTCAGACGTGCAGGTTCCGGGGTAAGAACAAGGCTCCGAAGTGGAAGAAGCCCGACGACGGGCAGGTGTCGGTGATGGTGCTGCCGCTGGCCGTCGACGATCCCGCTGACCTGGCCCGCGTGGAGAAGCTGTTCGGCGCGATGTGGGCGATCAAGCGAGCCGTCCAGCGCGATGCCCGCGCCAAGGTTGATGCCTGCTGGGTCGCGTTCCACGAGCGAGAGCGCGACGGGGTGAAGGCCGTGCGGCAGCGTCTCGGGCTGTCCCGTGAGGCCTTGGAGCGGTGTGCGTACAAGCACCTCGAAGACTCGGGGCACTTGAAGCACCACGCCTCGAAGGCCCTGGCCATGCACATGGCCGACGAGGTGTGGAACGGAGTCCAGCGCCACCTGTTCCCCGACGCCACCGGCAAGCGGCACGGCCGCCCGAAGACGGGTCGCTGGTACGACTTCACCCGCGTCCCCGGCCGCGCCCGCTCCCACACCACCGACCGCAAGTGGGAGACCTTCCGCCTCGTCGGCTCATTGCACGGCCACACGATGGCCTACACCAACGGCGGCCGGCACACCCTTCAGCAGCCCCGCCGGATGCCAGTGCCGGCCGCACCGTCTGGCAGCGTGCCCACCGGCAACGCCACGGCGTCGCGAAAGCCGGGCACGCGAAAGGCGACGTGGTGGGACCACGCGGGACCGCTCGCCGTGGTGTTCACGGGCGGCCCGGACGGGAGCCGGGGTGACCTGGTGCTCCCGGTGCGTATCCCGCAGCAGCCCGGCCAGTGGGAGCGCGTCGAACACTTCCTGTCGAATCCCGGCCGCTGGCACAAGGTCGATCTCGTCCGCCGCCGCAGGGCATCCGCTCCGGGCGGCTGGGTGTATGAGGCGCACCTAATGACCCTCGGCCCCGGATACGCCGCCCCCGCCGTGCGGCAGATGCGCGACCGGGCTGCTGAGATGGACCGGATCGGCGGGGTGGACGGCAACGTCTCCAACGTCTCGATCGTCTCCCTGCCCGCCGGCCTCGACCCGGCCGCCGGTGTCCCGGCCTCCACCGAGATCACCCTCAGCCCCGCCGAACGGGCTCTGCTGGAGCAGGAGGCAAAGAAGCGACGCGGACGATCTCGGGCCTTGGAGCGATCCCGCCGGGCCACCAACACTGCACAGTACGGCCTGTCGAAGAAGCAGGCCCGCCGCGCCGAGCACCGGGCCTCCAAGGGCCTGCCCGAGAAGGCTGTGACGGTACCGGGCGGTGCCCGCGCTTCCCGGTCGGACGGGGTGCCGAAGCGGGCGTTCCGCCGTGACCGTCTGTCCACCGAGTACCGGGAGCTGCGCGCCCGCCAGGCCGAGGCGGCAGCTTCGGCCGCCGAGCGCCGCCGCCATCGCGCCCGTCTCCTCGCCCGGCAGATCATCGCCGCGCACGGCCCCGTGCTCGTGGTCGAGGACTGCGACATCCGCACCTGGTACCGGCTGTGGGGCAAGCGACTCTCCCAGACCACACCCGGCCTGCTCATCGCTGCCCTTGAGCGCGAATGCACGGCTGCGGGCGGCCGTCTGGTACGGGCCTCCATGTGGTCGACGGCCCTGTCTCAGCACTGCCTGTGCGGCGAACGCGTGAAGAAGACCCTGCGGGACCGGGAACACAAATGCATCGCGTGCGGACTCACCGGGAAACGCGACCTCGTGTCCGCCGCCCTGGCCTCCTTCGTCCGCTTCACCGACGTGGACGACCCCAAGACCGCGTACCTGGACACCACCGCGTCCCAGCATGCACAGATCACCTTCGCCCAAGGGCTGGAAGAAGCCCTGCGGGAGTCAACCGCACCGAGCCAGACCACCACGTCTCGTGGTGCTGGTCATGCGGCAGTCCCACGGCAACGCCGTGGGACCTCTGCTCCCCGAACCGCCGGACGGCGGTCCCGAGCGACCCCGGATGAGCCACGCCCCGTGCGTGACCACGCCGGAAAGCCCGGACACCGCCCCGGCTGCAACCCGCAGCTCACCCTCTGGTGAATTACGGATCAAGTCTTAGCCAACTGCCTGGAGTGCGCTCGAAGCAAGACCCGCCCGTGAAGCGCGTGTTACGTGTCCTGCCGCGGCCGGTACGGGCCCCCCAGGCCCCAGGCCTGGTGCAGGACCGCCGCGAACTCCCCCGCCAGGCGGTGCTCGCCGCAGGCGTTGGGGTGCGTGCCGTCGTAGGTGTCCCGGTCGATCTCGTACGCCTCCGGGCGGGCGGCCAGCAGGATCGGCGAAGCGGGGGTCGACAGGTCGGCGACCGCCTTGCCGAGCAGCTCGTTGAAGAGCTCGACCTGCTGCGCGAAGGGCGCGTCGTCCCGGGCCCGGACGTTGGGTATGACGGGCAGCAGGACCATCCGTATCCCGGGCCGGGCGGCGCGGGCCTCCGCGATGAACCGGCGGACGTTGGCGGCGGTGCCCTCGGCGGAGGTGTAGAAGCCCAGGTCGATCAGCCCGAGGGAGACCAGCAGCAGGTCGGCCCCGCAGGAGCGGACGGCGGGCCCGATGAGCGGGGCCATGTGCTGCCAGCCCTCGCCCCAGCCGGCCAGGTGGCGGCGGGCGTCGGCGGGGAAGCCCGGGTCGGCGTAGGCCTCGCTGGTCGGCGCGTCCGCGAGGGCGTCGTAGAGGCCGCTGCGCGGGCCGACGATCTCGTACGGGCCGCCGAAGGTGGTGTCGAGGTGCTGCCACATCCGATAGCGCCAGGTGTAGTCGCCGGCGCATCCGACGGTCATGGAATCCCCGACGAACATGAAACGCATCCGGTCATCTTCGCGGATCACCGGGCCGCGGCCCCTGTGATGCCGGACACGCGGGGCGGGCTGGCAGGGTAGGGGGATGCGCCCGCACCTGCTGCCCCTGACCGCCGCCGCCGCTGCCGTCCTCGCCCTGCTGCCCTCGGCCGCCGCCGCCGCGGCAGGGTCGGCCGGGTCCGCGTCCGGGTCCGCCGCGTCCGGGTTCACGATCACCGACCCCCGGATCAAGGAGTCGAGCGGGCTCACGGCCAGCCGGATCCACCCCGGCGTCTACTGGACGCACAACGACAGCGACGACGGCCCGTACGTGTACGCCGTGGACTCCGCGACCGGGAAGACGGTCGCGCGGATCACCCTGACGGGCATCGGCACACCGCGGGACATCGAGGGGATCTCGCTGGGCCCGGACGGGCGGCTGTACGTCGGTGACATCGGGGACAACCGGGGCGGCTCCTGGAACCACGTGTGGATCTACCGGTTCGCCGAGCCGAGGACGCTCCGGGACGCCACGCTCAAGGCCGAGCAGTTCACGGTGAAGTACGCCGACGGGCCGCGGAACGCGGAGGCACTGATGGTGCATCCGGTGACGGGGCGGGTGTACATCGCGAGCAAGGACGAGAAGGCCGGCGGGCTGTACGAGGGCCCGGAGTCGCTGTCCGCCTCCGGCACGAACACCTTCCGGCGGATCGGGGACGTCCCGTGGGTCACGGACGGGGCGTTCTCCCCGGACGGGGGGCGGCTCGCGCTGCGGGGGTACTTGTGGGCGAAGACGTACCCGTGGAAGGACGGGCGGCCCGCCGGGGACGGGGAGGCGGTGGCCGCGCCGTGGCAGGGGCAGGCGGAGTCCGTGACGTACACGGCGGACGGGACGACGCTGATGTTCGGGGCGGAGGGGGCGAACAGCCGGGTCGTCGCCGTGCCGGTCGCGGCCGCCGCGAAGCCGTCGGCGTCGGGGTCCGCCCCCGTTTCCGGTGCTCCGGCTCCTTCCCCGGGCGCGCCCGCCGCCCCCGACGGCGGAAGCTTCACGAAGGGCGCGCTCGTCCTGGTCGCGGCCCTGACCCTCACCCTTGCCGCGAAGCGGCTCCTCCGCCGCCGCCCCAAGCCCTGACCCTCCGGGGCGGGGCCGGGTGCGGGTGCGGGTGGGTGGGCCCTGCGGGGCGAAGTCCCCTACCCGCCCTTCCACCGTTCCCCGGGCGCTGCCCGGACCCCTCCTGGGGCTTCCGCCCCAGACCCCGGTCCTCAAACGCCGGACGGCTGAAAAACCCGAACGCCAGCGGGCACGTGCGGTCCGACGCCGGCAAAATCCAGCCCCTCCGGCGTTTGAGGAGCAGGGGTCCGGGGACTGGTCCCCGGCAACGGCGCCGCGCCGCTGCGGCTCAGGCTCCCTGGATCGGGATCTGGTGGGAGGTCGCGGGAGAGGATCCGTTGGTCGGAGCTTCCGTGGGAGGCGTCGGCTGGGACATCGTCGACAGGAGTTGGCGGGCCAGGCCAAGGCCCGTGCCGCCCATCGTCAGGGCCTTCGCAAACATCTCCGACATGCCCTCCGCCCCGTTGAGCAAGATCATGTGCTCTACGTTGCCGAAGGCACCCGCTCCCGCCTCCACGATCGCCGGCCAGTTCTCGGCGAGCTGCTGCGCGACCACCGCCTCCTGGTTCTCCGCCAGCGCGGCGGCCCGCGCCTGGATGGCCGCCGCCTCCGCGAGGCCCTTCGCCTTGGCGGCCTCCGCCTGCGCCAGCCCGTTCGCCTGGGCCGACGCCGCCTCCGCGAGGCCCTTGGCCTGCGTCGCCGCCGCCTCCGCCTCGCCGGTCGCGCGGGTGGCCGTCGCCGCGGCCAGGCCGCGTGCCTCCGTGGCCTTCGCGTCGGCCGCGGCCGCCGTGGTCACCCGGGTCGCCTCGGCCGCGGCCGCCAGCTCCGTCTCCTTCGCCTTGGCCTGCGCCGCCGAGATGCGGGCGTCGCGGTCGGCCTCGGCCCGGGTCCGGGTCTCGTACGCCGCCGCGTCCGCCGGCTTGCGCACGTCCGCCTGGAGCTGCTGCTCGCGCCGGTGCGCCTCCAGCTCCGCCACCCGGGTCTCCTGGACCACGACCTCCTGCCGCGCCGCCGCCTCCGACAGCGGGCCCGCCTGCCGGGCCGTCGCGGCCGCCTTGTCCCGCTCGGCCTGGTAGCCGGCCTGGAGGATCTCGCTGTCCCGGGTGGCCTCCGACATCCGCGCGAAGGCGGCCTGTTCGGCCTCGGTGGCCCGCAGGTTGGCGTCCGCCTGGGCGATGCGCGCGTCCCGCTGGACGGCCGCCGCGTGCGGCATCGCCAGGTTCTTGATGTAGCCCGTCGGGTCCTCGATCTCGTGGATCTGGAGGGAGTCGACGATCAGGCCGAGCTTCTCCATCTCGGTCCCGCACGCGGCCCGGGTCTGCCCGGTCAGCTTCTCCCGATCGCGGATCATGTCCTCGACCGTCAGGCCGCCGACGATGGACCGCAGATGGCCGGCGAAGACGATGTGCACCCGCTCGGGCATCATCTTCTGCTGGTCCAGGAAGCGGCGGGCCGCGTTGGCGATGGACACGAAGTCGTCGCCGATCTTGAAGATGACCACGCCCTTGACCCGCAGCGGAATGCCCTGGTGGGTCACGCAGTCCACGTTCAGCTGGGTCTCGTTGAGGTCCAGCGACAGCTTCCGCACGGCCTGCACGCCGGGCATCACCATGGTTCCGCGCCCGGTGACGATCCGGAAGCCCATGCCCTCCGCGATGCCCTCGGTCTTGTGCGCGGAGCCGGAGATGACCAGTGCCTCGTTGGGCTCGGCCACCCGCCACATGAGCTTGAACAGGCCGATCGCGGCCGCGATCGCACCCACGACAATCCCTGCCAGTACGCCGACAGACATCGGCAACTCCCCCTCTTACGCGGCGGCGTTCGCCGTCGAGAAGGCGAGTGTGCGCCCGTGTCGCAGGGGCGTGAAGACGGCTGCCGAATCTTGTCGCCATCTTGATACGAGAGGACGGGACCCCTGGTCAGTCGCCGTACGCGGCCATCACGTAGACCGTCCGCGGCGGCAGGTACTCGACCACCGTGACCACCGTGCCGACCGTCAGCCGGCCCGTCCCCGGCGCCGGGTGCGCGAGGAAGTGCTCGGCTCCGCCCCGGATCCGCACGATGACCTCGCCGACCAGCCCCGGCCCGACCGTTCCGGTGACCCGGCCGTCCAGTCCCACCATGTCCGATTCCCCCATGCACCGAGCGTACGGGGCTATCCCCGTGCGGGGTCCTCGTCGAGCCGGTATTCCTCGCCGTCCGCGTGATAGCCGTACAGCTCCCCGTAGCGGCCCCAGTCCGTCGCCGTCTCCAGTTGCTGCTCCAGCTGCTCGCTCGTGTAGTGGTGCGAGAGCAGGTCGCGGAAGAAACCGGCCCGCTGGGTGCCGCCCCGGGAGCGCTCCAGGGTGGTGTGGATCAGGTGGACCAGCGGGACCTCCATGGCCCCCTCGGCGAACAGTTCCTTCGACTCCTGTACGTCGGCCCCCGCGAAGGCGGTGCCGCGCGCGGTCAGCACCAGGTGCAGGTCCCGTACCTCGGCCAGGCCCAGCAGTTCCAGCCCGTCCACCTGGGGCAGTACGTCGTCCACCTCGAGGCCCAGTTCCTCGGCGAGGTCGGCGAGGTCCACGCTGCCGTCGCCGGTGCCCCGCTGGAGCACGATCTCGGCGAGGCCCGCCATGCCGTCGACGCTGGCCGCCGGGAGCGGGGTGTTGGCCGGGGTGCGTTTGGCCGGCGGGGCCGTGGCCGGGGTCTTGGCGGTGCGGCCGGTCATCACCGCGTACACGGCGTCCACGATCCGCTCGAAGTCGGCGCCGCCCCGGTCCCGGGGGCGGGCCAGGTCCACCGCGAAGGTCTCCTTGATGGTGCCGTAGGGCCGCGAGCCCAGCACCACCACCCGGTCGGCCATCAGCACCGCCTCCTCGATGTTGTGCGTGACCAGCACCACCGCCTTGGCGGGGAAGCGGTCGGAGGCCCACAGCTCCATCAGCTCGCCGCGCAGGTTCTCGGCGGTGAGCACGTCCAGCGCGGAGAACGGCTCGTCCATCATCAGCACGTCCGGTTCCACGACGAGCGCCCGGGCGAAGCCGACGCGCTGGCGCATCCCGCCGCTGAGCTCCTTCGGGTAGGCCGACTCGAAGCCGTCGAGGCCGATCAGGTCGATGGCCTCCACCGCCTGCCGGGCCCGCGCCTCGCGGTCCATGCCCTTGGCTTCCAGGCCCAGTTCGACGTTCTGCTGCACCGTCAGCCAGGGCAGCAGCGCGAAGGTCTGGAACACCATCGCCGTGCCCGGGT is a window from the Streptomyces sp. NBC_01244 genome containing:
- a CDS encoding NCS2 family permease, with the protein product MKPPPRTRTPMSTSAPVDRYFKISERGSTIGREVRGGFATFFAMAYIIVLNPIILGSAKDMYGNQLDGGQLVTATVLTAAFTTLLMGVIGNVPIALAAGLGVNTVVALQLAPRMSWPDAMGMVVLAGFVVMLLVATGLRERVMNAVPVGLRKGIAIGIGLFILLIGLVDSGFVTRIPDLAHTTVPIQLGGNGHLHGWPVLIFVVGVLLTLTLIIRKTPGAILISIVAMTVTALVIQLITKLPDAAWGLTVPEWPGNPVAAPDFGLIGQVSLFGGFGKVGMLTGILFVFTVLLSCFFDAMGTILGVGDEAKLTKPDGSFPGINRVLFVDGMAVAAGGASSSSATTCFVESTAGVGEGARTGLANIVTGGLFTVSLFLTPLATMVPSQAATPALVAVGFLIMAGSVRDIDWNDFTIAVPAFLAMVMMPFTYSITNGIGIGFVAFSVLRLATGRGREVPVAMYIVSAVFVFYYAMPALGLT
- a CDS encoding MarR family winged helix-turn-helix transcriptional regulator, whose protein sequence is MHDLSHGDDAAAVNDLRSAVMRLGRRLKHQRVDESLSPTEMSVLGTLARCGQATPGELARREHVQPPSMTRIVALLEAKGLVTLEPHPDDRRQKVVRQTEEAEAMLEESRRKRNAFLAGLAAELTEDEWAKLREAAPVLDKLAHL
- a CDS encoding MFS transporter, which produces MSTGPGADSAPGHTPTTTRTHRTSKNARNKNSMFSSLKIRNYRLFATGQVVSNTGTWMQRIAQDWLVLSLTGSASAVGITIALQFLPMMLFGLYGGVLADRLPKRPLLLCTQAAMGLTGLALGVLTLAGHVNVWHVYLAAFLLGLVTVVDNPARQTFVSEMVGKDQVANAVSLNSANFQSARLVGPAIAGVLITAVGSGWAFLLNGLSFAAPIAALLLMRTRELHQVEVQPRAKGQLREGLRYVAGRPELIWPIVLVGFIGTFGFNFPIWLSAFVSKVFHGDAGTYGLFNTLIAAGSLAGALLAARRGLSRLRLLVAAAVLFSVLLLVTAFAPSFWLFAALLVPLGVFGLTVNVTANSSVQMATDPEMRGRVMALFMMVFTGGTPIGAPLVGWVTDTYGARIGMAAGGAVSLAAAVTIGLVLSRIGNLRLSVNRHGVTFVPSDRRRQLATAA
- the thpR gene encoding RNA 2',3'-cyclic phosphodiesterase — translated: MRLFAAVIPPEAAIAELAEAVRDLRDDHLRWTAEAGWHFTLAFMGEVREELLPELHTRLARAAAHTAPFPLRIHGSGHFGHRSLWAGAAGDLDALRMLAERADAAARRSGVPMDQHHRYTAHLTLGRLRDERHDVRPYCTALASFEGTAWQVGELSLVRSNLPDSGVPGEQPRYEVVGSWELGEPAPPYEGRARSR
- a CDS encoding aldo/keto reductase — encoded protein: MEYTQLGRTGLKVSRLVLGTMNFGPQTGEPESHALMDTALDAGINYFDTANVYGWGENKGRTEEIIGTWFGQGGGRREKTVLATKVYGSMAAEGDPWPNYDRLSALNIRRAVDASLKRLNTDYIDIYQFHHVDRLTPFEEIWQAVEVLIQQGKVLYAGSSNFPGWKIAQANEAAARSGRLGLVSEQCLYNLAERRAELEIIPAAEAYGLGVIPWSPLHGGLLGGAIRKAAESGRTASGRSADALANSSVRAQVQAYEDLLDKHGLEPGEVALAWLLTRPGVTGPIVGPRTPEQLASALRAVELELSPEVLAGLDEVFPGPGPAPEAFAW
- a CDS encoding transposase — protein: MRAAQTCRFRGKNKAPKWKKPDDGQVSVMVLPLAVDDPADLARVEKLFGAMWAIKRAVQRDARAKVDACWVAFHERERDGVKAVRQRLGLSREALERCAYKHLEDSGHLKHHASKALAMHMADEVWNGVQRHLFPDATGKRHGRPKTGRWYDFTRVPGRARSHTTDRKWETFRLVGSLHGHTMAYTNGGRHTLQQPRRMPVPAAPSGSVPTGNATASRKPGTRKATWWDHAGPLAVVFTGGPDGSRGDLVLPVRIPQQPGQWERVEHFLSNPGRWHKVDLVRRRRASAPGGWVYEAHLMTLGPGYAAPAVRQMRDRAAEMDRIGGVDGNVSNVSIVSLPAGLDPAAGVPASTEITLSPAERALLEQEAKKRRGRSRALERSRRATNTAQYGLSKKQARRAEHRASKGLPEKAVTVPGGARASRSDGVPKRAFRRDRLSTEYRELRARQAEAAASAAERRRHRARLLARQIIAAHGPVLVVEDCDIRTWYRLWGKRLSQTTPGLLIAALERECTAAGGRLVRASMWSTALSQHCLCGERVKKTLRDREHKCIACGLTGKRDLVSAALASFVRFTDVDDPKTAYLDTTASQHAQITFAQGLEEALRESTAPSQTTTSRGAGHAAVPRQRRGTSAPRTAGRRSRATPDEPRPVRDHAGKPGHRPGCNPQLTLW
- a CDS encoding GDSL-type esterase/lipase family protein, coding for MRFMFVGDSMTVGCAGDYTWRYRMWQHLDTTFGGPYEIVGPRSGLYDALADAPTSEAYADPGFPADARRHLAGWGEGWQHMAPLIGPAVRSCGADLLLVSLGLIDLGFYTSAEGTAANVRRFIAEARAARPGIRMVLLPVIPNVRARDDAPFAQQVELFNELLGKAVADLSTPASPILLAARPEAYEIDRDTYDGTHPNACGEHRLAGEFAAVLHQAWGLGGPYRPRQDT